A portion of the Fusobacterium sp. genome contains these proteins:
- a CDS encoding GH3 auxin-responsive promoter family protein gives MIYWLVNTMLCFLYKKEYKRYINCKNIKGVQEGKLKEILMKNMNSLYGKKYNFSEIKNYEEYKNKVPLTIYEDYLKYIEQIKRGKKHILTMEDVKLLELTSGSMTASKLIPYTEGLKKEFQAGIKPWIYSLYISYPEIKKGKSYWSVTPVTTEKKYTSGNVPIGFEEDSEYFGKIEKYLMNIIFAYPKDIKLERDIEVFYWKTALKLLKTENLTLISVWNPSFLLLLLQYIKENREKLLKKISIKRRKKIEKFLFEDNYSKIWKNLKVISCWGDGNAIHYMEDIKKIFKKVLIQPKGILATEGFLSFPIGDKEGSRISYYSHFFEFIERETGDIKLASQLIAGKNYEVVLTTSGGLYRYCIGDIITVISVKNGHPIIRFSGRKGAVSDLFGEKISEEFAGTIYKKLEAQYFMLTPEKDRYRLYLKSSYEISNKKIDEMFRKNFHYDYCRKLGQLKEIEIFRLTGEPEKEYIEYCLKNGQRLGNIKLKILSQKNGWENVYTGYLQKEEK, from the coding sequence ATGATATACTGGCTTGTAAATACAATGCTTTGCTTCCTCTATAAAAAAGAATATAAAAGATATATAAATTGTAAAAATATTAAAGGGGTTCAGGAAGGAAAACTCAAAGAAATATTGATGAAAAATATGAATTCCCTCTATGGGAAAAAATATAACTTCAGTGAAATAAAAAATTATGAAGAGTATAAAAATAAAGTTCCTCTCACTATCTACGAAGATTATTTAAAATATATAGAACAGATAAAAAGAGGAAAGAAACATATTCTTACTATGGAAGATGTAAAACTTCTAGAACTTACAAGCGGTTCTATGACAGCCAGTAAGCTTATTCCTTACACTGAAGGATTGAAAAAAGAATTTCAAGCAGGAATCAAGCCTTGGATATATTCATTATACATCAGTTACCCTGAAATAAAAAAAGGAAAAAGTTATTGGTCTGTCACACCTGTGACTACTGAAAAAAAATATACATCTGGAAATGTTCCCATTGGTTTTGAAGAAGATAGTGAATATTTTGGAAAAATAGAAAAATATCTAATGAATATAATATTTGCTTATCCAAAAGATATAAAGCTAGAAAGAGATATAGAGGTATTTTACTGGAAGACAGCTTTAAAACTTCTGAAAACAGAAAATCTCACTCTTATATCTGTATGGAATCCTTCATTTTTACTATTGCTTTTACAATATATAAAAGAAAATAGGGAAAAGCTTTTAAAAAAAATCTCAATAAAAAGAAGAAAAAAAATTGAAAAATTCCTTTTTGAAGATAATTATTCCAAAATATGGAAGAACCTGAAAGTCATCAGTTGTTGGGGTGATGGAAATGCAATTCATTATATGGAAGATATTAAGAAAATCTTTAAAAAGGTATTGATACAGCCAAAAGGAATTCTTGCTACTGAAGGATTTCTTTCTTTTCCCATTGGAGATAAAGAAGGAAGCAGGATAAGCTATTATTCTCATTTTTTTGAATTTATAGAAAGAGAAACAGGAGATATAAAACTTGCTTCTCAGTTAATAGCTGGAAAAAATTATGAAGTGGTACTCACTACAAGTGGCGGATTATACAGATACTGTATAGGAGATATAATTACTGTTATATCTGTGAAAAATGGACATCCTATCATTAGATTTTCTGGAAGAAAAGGAGCTGTTTCTGATCTCTTTGGAGAGAAAATAAGTGAAGAATTTGCAGGAACAATATATAAAAAATTAGAGGCACAATATTTTATGCTGACACCTGAAAAAGATAGATACAGGCTCTATCTCAAGAGCAGCTATGAAATTTCTAATAAGAAGATAGATGAGATGTTCAGAAAAAACTTCCATTATGACTACTGTAGAAAACTGGGACAATTGAAAGAAATTGAAATATTTAGACTTACAGGAGAACCTGAAAAGGAATATATAGAATATTGCCTAAAAAACGGGCAGCGACTAGGAAATATAAAATTAAAAATATTGTCTCAGAAAAATGGATGGGAAAATGTATATACAGGATATTTACAAAAGGAGGAAAAATGA
- a CDS encoding Gfo/Idh/MocA family oxidoreductase, giving the protein MKKIKVGIIGCGSITEKRHAPEYLDNPNVEIAAFYDLNKKRAELMVEKFGGKATDEYMDILNDSEIDAVSDCTPNNMHCIISTKAMELGKHVLCEKPMTKSVEEAEKIVEMQKKTGKIFMIDHNQRFTKAHKRVRDIIKSGKLGKVITFRTTFGHGGPESWTESKSKNTWFFQKDKCEFGVIGDLGVHKIDIIRYLTDSEFESVCGMGGTLHKTFENGESIEVYDNAICILKMKCGAIGTGTFSWTYYGQEDNSTILYMEKGIIRIYDDPKYQIKIINENGKIEELEVEAIQTNDNQTKTGVIDAFINTIIKHEESPVTAEDGLISIKVVKGIIKAIEEKKEIKL; this is encoded by the coding sequence ATGAAAAAGATAAAAGTAGGAATAATTGGATGTGGTTCCATAACTGAAAAAAGACATGCTCCTGAATATTTAGATAATCCTAATGTAGAAATAGCAGCATTTTATGATTTAAATAAAAAAAGAGCTGAATTGATGGTAGAAAAATTTGGTGGAAAAGCTACAGATGAGTATATGGATATATTAAATGACTCAGAAATAGATGCTGTAAGTGACTGTACTCCCAATAATATGCATTGTATTATATCAACAAAAGCTATGGAACTAGGAAAACATGTGCTGTGTGAAAAACCTATGACTAAAAGCGTAGAAGAGGCAGAAAAAATAGTAGAGATGCAGAAAAAAACTGGAAAAATATTTATGATAGATCATAACCAGAGATTTACAAAGGCTCATAAAAGAGTCAGAGATATAATAAAAAGTGGAAAACTAGGAAAAGTAATTACTTTTAGAACTACTTTTGGACATGGAGGACCTGAATCTTGGACAGAGAGTAAATCTAAAAATACATGGTTTTTTCAAAAAGATAAATGTGAGTTTGGAGTAATAGGTGATTTAGGAGTTCATAAAATAGATATTATCAGATATCTTACAGATTCTGAATTTGAAAGTGTCTGTGGAATGGGAGGAACTCTTCATAAAACTTTTGAAAATGGGGAATCCATAGAAGTATATGATAATGCAATCTGCATATTAAAGATGAAATGTGGAGCAATAGGAACAGGAACTTTCAGCTGGACATATTATGGGCAGGAAGATAATTCAACTATACTTTATATGGAGAAAGGGATAATAAGAATATATGATGACCCTAAATACCAGATAAAAATAATAAATGAAAATGGAAAAATAGAAGAGCTTGAAGTCGAGGCTATTCAAACAAATGATAACCAGACAAAAACTGGTGTAATAGATGCTTTTATAAATACTATTATAAAGCATGAGGAGTCTCCTGTGACAGCAGAAGATGGACTTATTTCTATAAAAGTAGTAAAAGGAATAATAAAAGCTATTGAAGAGAAAAAGGAAATAAAGTTATGA
- a CDS encoding sugar phosphate isomerase/epimerase family protein, whose product MKLGFLTGIMGDMSIYEKIEWAHRVGFETLEVSCWPKTNSRDYSGSDIDVVNFTKEEAEKLNDFLKERNMTIVSLAYYDNNLDHDPVKRKGYNNHLIKVIDAASLLGVKNVGTFIGRDMTLPIEENFDEMEKIFRPILEYAQEKKVRIIIENCSMPGWHESGWAGTISYSPELWDEMFKRLPYDNFGLNYDPSHLLWLGIDYIQALKDYKDKIFEVHAKDTEVFEDKKKYYSILGKQLGRKDNWDLGFWRHRMPGKGDIDWKKFIDTLKEIGYDDELVIEHEDLEYQDTVEKVKEGLELGYKYLKERM is encoded by the coding sequence ATGAAATTAGGATTTTTAACTGGTATTATGGGGGATATGTCTATATATGAAAAAATAGAATGGGCTCATAGGGTAGGGTTTGAAACATTAGAAGTTTCATGCTGGCCTAAAACTAATTCCAGAGATTATTCAGGAAGTGATATAGATGTAGTAAATTTTACTAAAGAAGAAGCAGAGAAATTAAATGACTTTCTTAAAGAAAGAAATATGACAATAGTATCTCTTGCTTATTATGATAATAATCTGGATCACGATCCTGTGAAAAGAAAGGGTTATAATAATCATTTGATAAAAGTAATAGATGCTGCTTCACTTCTAGGGGTAAAAAATGTAGGAACTTTCATAGGTAGAGATATGACACTTCCAATAGAAGAGAATTTTGATGAAATGGAAAAGATTTTTAGACCTATATTAGAATATGCACAAGAGAAAAAAGTGAGAATAATAATAGAGAATTGTTCTATGCCAGGATGGCATGAAAGTGGTTGGGCAGGAACTATTTCATATTCACCAGAATTATGGGATGAGATGTTTAAAAGACTTCCATATGACAATTTTGGATTAAATTATGATCCATCACATTTGCTATGGCTGGGAATAGATTATATCCAAGCATTGAAAGACTATAAAGATAAAATATTTGAAGTTCATGCTAAAGATACAGAGGTATTTGAAGATAAGAAAAAATATTATAGTATTTTAGGGAAACAACTAGGGAGAAAAGATAATTGGGATTTAGGGTTCTGGAGACATAGAATGCCAGGAAAAGGAGATATAGACTGGAAAAAATTTATTGATACATTGAAAGAAATTGGATATGATGATGAATTAGTAATAGAACATGAGGATTTAGAATATCAGGATACAGTTGAAAAGGTAAAAGAAGGACTTGAGCTTGGGTACAAATACTTAAAAGAAAGGATGTAG
- a CDS encoding B12-binding domain-containing radical SAM protein → MRIVFLAPAGAMHRYNGNFGKVLHYAPLTLTTLASLIPAEIDADVEIFDESSEKIPLNVVADLIVITCITGTAQRCYAYSDYFRSRGIKTVLGGVHPSLMPEESLKHADVVMTGFSEFTFPQMIMDFKLGHLKRLYAQSDEFTVAGKPLPRRDLLKKGYITKSTIEAVRGCSLPCTFCAYPAAFGKKIYKRPVREVIEEIETLNSKIVLFPDVNLIADREYAIELFREMIPLKKYWLGLATSAVGIDDELIDIFHKSGCKGLLIGFESISQDSQKYVNKGINNVSGYSELMKRLHDTGILVQGCFAFGGDEEDISVFERTVEAVIESKIDLPRYSILTPFPKTNFYIELEKQGRIIEHNWAMYDVEHCVFQPNKMTKEQLEEGTAWAWNETYKTKNILKRLAPFKHNPWLSLPLNFGYRNYAKKYEYFTKEVMCDNSDIPSIEGGNGR, encoded by the coding sequence ATGAGAATAGTTTTCTTAGCTCCAGCTGGAGCTATGCACAGATATAATGGAAATTTTGGAAAAGTCCTTCACTATGCACCTCTTACTCTTACAACACTAGCATCTTTGATACCAGCAGAGATAGATGCAGATGTAGAAATATTTGATGAATCATCAGAAAAAATACCTTTGAATGTAGTGGCTGACCTCATTGTCATTACCTGTATCACAGGAACAGCTCAAAGGTGTTATGCATACTCAGATTATTTTAGGAGCAGAGGAATAAAAACTGTTCTTGGTGGAGTACATCCTTCTCTTATGCCAGAAGAGTCTCTGAAACATGCAGATGTTGTTATGACAGGATTTTCAGAATTTACATTTCCCCAGATGATAATGGATTTTAAACTGGGACATTTAAAAAGACTCTATGCACAAAGTGATGAATTCACTGTAGCAGGAAAACCTCTACCCAGAAGAGACTTACTAAAAAAAGGGTATATAACAAAAAGTACAATAGAAGCTGTAAGAGGCTGCTCTCTTCCATGCACTTTTTGTGCTTATCCAGCAGCTTTTGGAAAAAAAATATATAAACGTCCTGTAAGAGAGGTAATAGAAGAAATAGAAACTCTTAATTCAAAGATAGTTCTTTTTCCAGATGTAAATCTCATAGCAGACAGAGAGTATGCAATTGAGCTCTTCAGAGAAATGATTCCTCTAAAAAAATATTGGCTGGGACTTGCAACTTCAGCTGTGGGAATAGATGATGAACTGATAGATATTTTTCATAAAAGTGGGTGCAAAGGCCTCCTTATAGGTTTTGAGTCCATCTCTCAAGACTCTCAAAAATATGTCAATAAAGGAATAAATAATGTGTCTGGGTATTCAGAACTTATGAAGAGACTCCATGATACTGGAATACTTGTGCAGGGATGTTTTGCCTTTGGAGGAGATGAAGAGGATATATCTGTTTTTGAAAGAACAGTGGAGGCTGTTATAGAATCTAAGATTGATCTTCCAAGATACAGCATACTTACTCCCTTTCCAAAAACAAATTTCTATATTGAATTGGAAAAACAGGGAAGAATAATAGAACATAATTGGGCAATGTATGATGTAGAGCACTGTGTATTTCAGCCTAACAAAATGACAAAGGAGCAGTTGGAAGAAGGAACAGCATGGGCTTGGAATGAGACATACAAAACAAAAAATATTTTAAAGAGGCTAGCCCCTTTCAAACACAACCCATGGCTCTCTCTCCCTTTAAATTTTGGATACAGAAACTACGCAAAAAAATATGAATATTTTACTAAAGAGGTTATGTGTGATAACTCAGATATACCTTCAATAGAAGGAGGAAATGGCAGATGA
- a CDS encoding sugar ABC transporter ATP-binding protein has product MKNIVKCFGPVQALKDVSLNVDKGEIHGLLGENGAGKSTLMNILAGTFPPTQGEIFFNGKKIEDLNTKRTQGMGIRFIHQELNLVNDLTVYENLFLGEELLNKYGFLDKKQMIKKSREILEKMNLDIEPETEVRHLETSRKQLVEIAKALLFDAKLIIMDEPTTALTNKEIEMLFVLMRRLKEQGVAMIYISHKMPELFSICDRYTVLRDGKFIESGYFKDINERKATELLVGRCIENEKIEKEKISNEVLMEVKNIGSEGKFKEISFDLKKGEVIAITGLHGDGRDQLAEALYGVCKMDSGEVWVNGRKLGYKSIKDTVKNGISMVQRNRKERSIIKDMSILNNFSVSRFVSKHKKMFIDDKLEMKRFNARKKEMSTKIGHHNDYITSLSGGNQQKIIIGRCLELNTDVIILDNPTQGIDVGAKFEIYKIINELAKTGKGIIIFSSEYPEINKVADRCFIMYKGRINKELTRDEFSEINIMHYATGANMEEKI; this is encoded by the coding sequence ATGAAAAATATAGTGAAATGTTTTGGTCCTGTACAGGCTTTAAAAGATGTTTCTCTCAATGTGGATAAAGGCGAAATACATGGATTATTAGGAGAAAATGGAGCAGGAAAATCGACTCTAATGAATATTCTGGCAGGAACATTTCCGCCTACACAGGGAGAGATTTTTTTTAATGGAAAAAAAATAGAAGATCTTAATACTAAGAGAACACAAGGTATGGGAATAAGATTCATACACCAGGAATTAAATCTGGTAAATGACCTTACTGTCTATGAAAATCTTTTTCTTGGAGAAGAACTTCTTAATAAATATGGATTTTTAGATAAAAAACAGATGATAAAAAAGTCTAGAGAAATTTTAGAAAAAATGAATTTGGATATTGAGCCAGAAACAGAAGTAAGACATTTAGAAACATCAAGAAAACAACTTGTAGAAATAGCAAAAGCTCTTCTTTTTGATGCTAAGCTGATAATAATGGATGAACCAACAACAGCTTTAACTAATAAAGAAATAGAGATGCTTTTTGTTCTTATGAGGAGATTGAAAGAACAAGGGGTAGCCATGATTTATATATCTCATAAAATGCCAGAACTTTTTAGTATTTGTGATAGATATACAGTACTTAGGGATGGGAAATTTATAGAAAGTGGTTATTTCAAAGATATAAATGAAAGAAAAGCTACTGAACTTTTAGTAGGAAGATGTATAGAAAATGAAAAGATAGAAAAAGAAAAAATATCAAATGAAGTATTAATGGAAGTAAAAAATATAGGTTCAGAAGGAAAATTTAAAGAAATATCCTTTGATTTAAAAAAAGGGGAAGTTATAGCAATTACAGGATTACATGGAGATGGAAGAGATCAATTAGCAGAAGCATTATATGGAGTATGCAAAATGGATTCTGGAGAAGTATGGGTAAATGGGAGAAAACTTGGGTATAAAAGTATAAAAGATACAGTAAAAAATGGAATAAGCATGGTACAAAGAAATAGAAAGGAACGTTCTATTATAAAAGATATGAGTATACTTAATAATTTTTCTGTGTCTAGATTTGTTTCAAAACATAAAAAGATGTTTATTGATGATAAGCTGGAAATGAAAAGATTTAATGCAAGAAAAAAAGAGATGTCCACAAAAATTGGACACCATAATGATTATATAACATCACTTTCAGGTGGTAATCAACAAAAAATAATAATTGGAAGATGTCTTGAGCTGAATACTGATGTGATAATTTTAGATAATCCTACACAAGGAATAGATGTAGGTGCTAAGTTTGAAATCTATAAAATAATTAATGAATTAGCTAAAACTGGTAAAGGAATAATAATATTCAGTTCTGAATATCCAGAGATAAATAAAGTAGCAGATAGGTGTTTTATAATGTATAAAGGAAGAATAAATAAGGAACTGACGAGAGATGAGTTCAGTGAAATAAATATCATGCACTATGCTACAGGAGCAAATATGGAGGAAAAAATATGA
- a CDS encoding radical SAM protein, giving the protein MKIIFIVPAIGKKKGEKYIGTWKMEPLTIAVLKSLTPSDIETVLYDDRIELINYNDTADIVVIPVETYTAKRSYEIAKKFREKGTKVILGGYHVTLIPEEAEEYADCIITGNAEMVWSEVIKDCSNHTLKKKYEGETAYLHIQPDKSIFKGKKYVPVSLVETGRGCCNSCEFCAIAGYYKFHYYPRPHDDIIRDIKNSKHKYHFLVDDNLVADRKNAMELFKKLEPLKIKWAGQGTLNMARDKELLAAMKKSGCEIILIGFESLNTDNLKQMNKAVNIMKTERDELVQRIHNAGIGIYATFVFGYDGDTQDTIKKAVEFSKKHNFYTAAFNHLLPFPGTKLYDRLKKDNRLLYDKWWLEENYNYGELAFKPKQMSPEELSKACRDARKEFASFKTVVKRGLQSMKHSSPMLWSLFWIMNLRINSEIDQKMNVPIGRNLDEFPK; this is encoded by the coding sequence ATGAAGATAATATTTATTGTTCCTGCTATTGGAAAGAAAAAAGGAGAGAAATACATAGGAACATGGAAGATGGAACCTCTCACCATAGCAGTATTAAAATCTCTCACACCTTCAGATATAGAAACTGTTCTCTATGATGACAGAATTGAACTTATAAATTACAATGACACAGCTGACATTGTAGTGATTCCTGTAGAAACTTACACAGCTAAAAGAAGTTATGAGATAGCAAAAAAATTCAGAGAAAAAGGAACAAAAGTAATTCTAGGTGGATATCATGTAACTTTAATACCTGAAGAAGCTGAAGAATATGCTGATTGTATCATCACAGGAAATGCAGAGATGGTATGGAGTGAAGTGATAAAAGATTGCTCCAATCACACTCTAAAGAAAAAATATGAAGGTGAAACAGCTTATCTTCATATCCAACCTGATAAAAGTATATTTAAAGGAAAAAAATATGTACCTGTATCTCTTGTGGAAACAGGTCGTGGGTGCTGCAATAGCTGTGAGTTCTGTGCTATAGCTGGCTATTATAAATTCCACTATTATCCCAGACCTCATGATGATATAATAAGAGATATAAAAAACTCTAAGCATAAGTATCATTTTTTAGTAGATGATAATCTGGTTGCAGATAGAAAAAATGCTATGGAGCTTTTCAAAAAACTAGAACCTTTGAAAATAAAATGGGCTGGACAAGGAACCTTAAATATGGCAAGAGACAAGGAACTTCTTGCTGCAATGAAGAAAAGCGGCTGTGAAATAATATTGATAGGTTTTGAAAGTTTAAATACAGATAACCTCAAGCAAATGAATAAAGCTGTGAACATTATGAAAACTGAACGAGATGAACTTGTCCAAAGGATACATAATGCAGGAATAGGAATTTATGCTACCTTTGTTTTTGGATATGATGGTGATACTCAAGATACTATCAAAAAAGCTGTTGAATTTTCTAAAAAACACAATTTTTATACAGCAGCATTCAATCATCTGCTTCCCTTTCCTGGAACAAAACTTTATGATAGATTGAAAAAAGATAATAGACTGCTTTATGACAAATGGTGGTTGGAGGAAAATTATAACTATGGTGAGTTAGCATTTAAACCTAAACAAATGAGTCCTGAAGAGCTAAGCAAAGCTTGTCGAGATGCAAGAAAGGAATTTGCTTCCTTCAAAACTGTAGTTAAAAGAGGATTACAATCTATGAAGCACAGCAGCCCTATGCTATGGAGCCTCTTTTGGATAATGAATTTACGTATAAACAGTGAAATTGATCAAAAAATGAATGTACCTATTGGGAGGAATTTAGATGAGTTTCCAAAATAA
- a CDS encoding ABC transporter permease — protein MSQLNKNLDMKKIYSNYTFVFSFLVLVVIATAINHSFLSWTNLSTLMLQSSIKGIIALGMTLIIISGQIDLSVGSQCALVAGLGVVVLNRTESPFIMLLFCMAFGALLGTVNGLITNKGKMAPFIVTLATMSAYRSIIVQLGQGGPFNVEMKILMSFRKIAAGKILGMPNLAIIFIIITILMVILVKYTKFGRYVYAVGSNENATFLTGVNVVKVKTLCFTLTGFLTGIASFLLSSRLTSITAANVGMSFELDAIAAVAIGGTSMSGGRGKIMGTFLGAIMLQMIEGILIAARIPPFLSGLVKGIIIILAVIFQSKKGND, from the coding sequence ATGAGTCAGTTGAATAAAAATCTAGATATGAAAAAAATATATTCAAATTATACATTTGTATTTTCTTTTTTAGTCCTTGTTGTGATAGCAACTGCAATAAATCATTCTTTCCTGTCTTGGACAAATCTGTCTACACTCATGCTCCAATCATCTATTAAAGGGATAATAGCTCTAGGGATGACTCTCATTATCATATCAGGACAAATAGATCTATCAGTAGGATCACAATGTGCTCTTGTAGCAGGATTAGGAGTAGTTGTTCTCAATAGGACAGAAAGTCCATTTATTATGCTCCTATTTTGTATGGCGTTTGGAGCCTTGCTTGGAACAGTTAATGGACTTATAACAAATAAAGGGAAAATGGCACCTTTTATAGTTACTCTTGCTACAATGAGTGCTTACAGATCTATAATAGTTCAACTTGGACAGGGTGGACCTTTTAATGTTGAAATGAAAATACTTATGAGTTTTAGAAAAATAGCAGCTGGAAAAATATTGGGAATGCCTAATCTTGCAATAATTTTTATAATTATAACTATACTTATGGTTATTTTGGTTAAATATACAAAATTTGGAAGATATGTGTATGCAGTTGGTTCTAACGAAAATGCTACTTTTCTTACTGGGGTAAATGTTGTAAAAGTTAAAACATTATGTTTTACACTTACAGGTTTTTTAACAGGAATAGCTTCATTTCTTCTTTCATCAAGACTTACATCTATCACAGCAGCCAATGTAGGAATGTCTTTTGAGCTGGATGCAATAGCTGCTGTTGCTATTGGAGGAACATCAATGAGTGGTGGAAGAGGAAAAATAATGGGAACTTTCTTAGGAGCTATAATGCTTCAAATGATAGAAGGAATCCTTATAGCAGCACGTATTCCGCCATTTTTATCAGGATTAGTAAAGGGAATAATAATAATTTTAGCAGTAATTTTCCAAAGTAAAAAAGGTAATGATTAA
- a CDS encoding substrate-binding domain-containing protein — protein MKRFFTLLAALMLLSVAAFASAGGKVLGIVMPNATHGFLGESIKHARAAAEEYSKANGFKYKFLTSAEASEQNNQLDTLINEKVDCIVLWPHNGNELRSGAMKVMEAKIPLIIYDRLIDEFTPTAEVMGDNFTIGEETGKYLNKYFAEDLKKGKVNILEFKGDNSTVPQQRSDGFAKTADKNINIIQQFSTDWQRAKAQEQMETLLNSLKKDEVESIKAVFTHDDEVVLGVLDAIMSYSGNAKLNIKLVTGVGGRRENIETFDIFKKDLGIDQVTYLFSPTMVRDAVKMGADILDGKTFSGLYLIPTETIDNNNYKDYMKSEHWKIRYESGI, from the coding sequence ATGAAGAGATTTTTTACATTATTAGCAGCATTGATGCTTTTAAGTGTAGCTGCATTTGCAAGTGCTGGAGGAAAAGTTCTTGGAATAGTTATGCCTAATGCAACTCATGGATTTTTGGGAGAAAGTATAAAACATGCTAGAGCAGCAGCTGAAGAGTATTCAAAGGCTAATGGATTCAAATACAAATTTCTTACTTCAGCTGAAGCGTCTGAACAAAATAATCAATTAGACACTTTAATTAATGAAAAAGTTGATTGTATTGTTTTATGGCCACATAATGGAAATGAGTTAAGATCAGGTGCTATGAAAGTTATGGAAGCAAAAATTCCATTGATTATCTATGACCGTTTGATTGATGAATTTACACCTACTGCTGAGGTTATGGGAGATAACTTTACAATAGGAGAAGAAACTGGAAAATATTTAAATAAATATTTTGCAGAAGATTTGAAAAAAGGAAAAGTTAATATCCTTGAATTTAAAGGAGATAACTCTACAGTTCCTCAACAACGTTCAGATGGATTTGCAAAAACTGCTGATAAAAATATTAATATTATTCAACAATTCAGTACTGACTGGCAAAGAGCAAAAGCTCAAGAACAAATGGAAACACTTCTTAATAGCTTGAAAAAAGATGAAGTAGAAAGTATAAAAGCTGTATTTACTCATGATGACGAAGTTGTTCTTGGAGTATTAGATGCAATAATGAGCTATAGTGGAAATGCTAAACTTAATATTAAACTTGTAACTGGTGTTGGTGGAAGAAGAGAAAATATTGAAACTTTTGATATATTTAAAAAAGACCTTGGAATAGATCAAGTAACTTATCTATTTTCACCTACAATGGTAAGAGATGCAGTTAAGATGGGTGCTGACATATTAGATGGAAAAACATTCTCTGGATTATATCTTATACCTACTGAAACAATAGATAATAATAACTATAAAGATTACATGAAGAGCGAGCATTGGAAGATAAGATACGAGAGTGGAATCTAA
- a CDS encoding LacI family DNA-binding transcriptional regulator produces MKINDVAEYAGVSLATVSRVINGRKVKKETKEKVEEAIKKLNYTPNFMASSLQRTKSNMILIIVPEISNPYYSAILEGVEVTAKSMGYNIILGSSYSSEAQLLDYLNLLNTKLVDGIILMEKIAKEKIMEKIKDENVFRKMVQCSEYIEENGLTYITIDHEKAAYEAVSHLISIGKKEIYLFSMKKDYTYSTLRREGLIKAMSDNGLEFKKENEILLDELSIKEAHKHMNIILNNRKIKDIGIFAVSDVIAIGVLKALNTKNIKIPQEVAVIGFDNIDFSAVTEPSLTTVSQPGYELGAESVKSLVRKITGENNEPEKIILDHELIVRETTNKFVLK; encoded by the coding sequence ATGAAAATAAATGATGTAGCAGAGTATGCAGGAGTTTCATTAGCTACTGTTTCAAGGGTAATAAATGGGAGAAAAGTAAAAAAAGAAACAAAAGAAAAGGTGGAAGAAGCTATAAAAAAACTTAATTACACACCTAATTTTATGGCAAGCAGTCTGCAAAGAACAAAGAGCAATATGATACTTATAATAGTTCCAGAAATATCAAATCCCTATTATTCAGCTATTCTAGAAGGAGTAGAAGTAACTGCTAAAAGTATGGGTTATAATATTATATTAGGGAGCAGTTATTCATCAGAAGCACAGTTGTTAGATTATTTGAATCTATTAAATACTAAATTGGTAGATGGAATAATTCTTATGGAAAAAATAGCTAAAGAGAAAATAATGGAAAAAATAAAAGATGAAAACGTTTTCAGAAAGATGGTTCAGTGTAGTGAATATATAGAAGAAAATGGACTTACCTATATAACTATAGATCATGAAAAAGCTGCATATGAAGCTGTCAGTCATCTTATTTCGATAGGAAAGAAAGAAATATATCTTTTTTCAATGAAAAAAGATTATACATATTCTACTTTGAGAAGAGAAGGATTGATAAAAGCTATGAGTGACAATGGATTGGAATTTAAAAAAGAAAATGAAATACTTTTAGATGAATTATCTATAAAAGAAGCTCATAAACACATGAATATAATTTTAAATAACAGAAAAATAAAAGATATAGGAATATTTGCAGTATCAGATGTGATAGCAATAGGAGTATTAAAAGCTCTTAATACTAAAAATATAAAAATACCACAAGAAGTAGCAGTTATAGGATTTGACAATATAGATTTTTCAGCAGTTACAGAACCATCACTTACAACAGTGTCTCAGCCTGGATATGAATTAGGAGCAGAATCAGTAAAAAGTTTGGTGAGAAAGATAACTGGGGAGAATAATGAACCTGAAAAAATTATTTTAGACCATGAACTTATAGTAAGAGAAACAACTAATAAATTTGTTTTAAAGTAG